One Mesorhizobium sp. J428 DNA segment encodes these proteins:
- a CDS encoding MOSC domain-containing protein, translated as MNQAAALVASLAVYPLKSARGVPLLSARVEEKGLADDRAMMVVDGEGKAITARAAPALMQVRVVLDGDEVVLFAPGRSPFSFRRSELEPAKGPVAVWGSEVSAQDGGSAVAAWLSEHLDRPARLVLQDGRRPRMLDLGAGGIVSLADTAPLLLTNTASLAEINDHLHLPAEMERFRPNVVLEGASAFEEDGWGRIRIGEVEFEVAGPCDRCVMITLDPETGEARSDREPLALLGKQRRGPDGKVYFGQFLIPRSEGRIHVGDCIEVAFRQAVARGFPGHGEQDPAAACLVRRGECKQWRAPVHLRRHDRRSARPAHIPLQRPAAIRLCAGPVHHADA; from the coding sequence ATGAACCAAGCCGCCGCCCTCGTTGCCAGTCTTGCGGTCTACCCTCTGAAGTCGGCGCGCGGCGTTCCGCTGCTGTCGGCGCGGGTTGAGGAGAAGGGGCTCGCCGACGACCGCGCGATGATGGTGGTCGACGGCGAGGGCAAGGCGATCACGGCGCGCGCCGCACCTGCGCTGATGCAGGTTCGGGTCGTGCTCGACGGCGACGAGGTTGTGCTGTTTGCACCGGGGCGCTCGCCCTTCAGCTTTCGCCGCTCCGAATTAGAGCCTGCAAAGGGCCCGGTTGCGGTGTGGGGCAGCGAGGTTTCCGCGCAGGACGGCGGAAGCGCTGTCGCTGCATGGCTGTCGGAGCACCTAGACCGACCGGCGCGCTTGGTTCTGCAGGACGGGCGTCGCCCGCGTATGCTCGATCTCGGCGCGGGCGGCATCGTCAGCCTGGCGGACACGGCTCCGTTGTTGCTGACCAACACTGCATCCCTGGCCGAGATCAACGATCACCTCCACCTGCCCGCGGAGATGGAGCGTTTTCGCCCCAATGTCGTGTTGGAAGGAGCGTCAGCCTTCGAGGAGGACGGATGGGGCAGAATCCGCATCGGCGAAGTCGAGTTCGAGGTGGCAGGCCCCTGCGACCGCTGCGTGATGATCACGCTCGATCCCGAAACAGGCGAGGCGCGGTCCGACAGGGAGCCCTTGGCGCTCCTGGGTAAACAGCGGCGTGGCCCGGATGGGAAGGTCTACTTTGGTCAGTTCCTGATCCCGCGTTCCGAGGGGCGCATTCATGTCGGCGATTGTATCGAGGTAGCTTTCCGGCAAGCCGTCGCTCGTGGTTTCCCCGGGCACGGCGAGCAAGATCCTGCGGCTGCCTGCCTTGTCAGGCGAGGCGAATGCAAGCAGTGGAGAGCGCCTGTTCACCTGCGTCGGCATGACCGACGAAGCGCACGACCTGCGCACATTCCGCTTCAGCGTCCAGCCGCCATTCGTTTATGCGCCGGGCCAGTTCATCACGCTGATGCCTGA
- a CDS encoding hybrid-cluster NAD(P)-dependent oxidoreductase produces MTDEAHDLRTFRFSVQPPFVYAPGQFITLMPEIDGTKVRRNYTISSSPSRPLQIAITVKKAADGFVSRWLHDCLRIGDQLAARGPNGRFQLGAAGDNDRLLLLSAGSGVTPMISILRFIADTDMGRDVVFHHSARSVRDMPYLSELALLKRQLGERLKVSWNLTGGETADDAIAAASNHVIHAGRLDATILRDICPDLSERTVFCCGPAGFRATARSLCEAWQPAPPRAFLEESFGADGDGQELPPIGSYSVTFRRSGKLVAGGGTTTILAAAREAGIELRSDCEAGICGTCRCTVSEGDWRIAANPADRECSVLSDEEKSAGVVLACSTSPIGAVTVDL; encoded by the coding sequence ATGACCGACGAAGCGCACGACCTGCGCACATTCCGCTTCAGCGTCCAGCCGCCATTCGTTTATGCGCCGGGCCAGTTCATCACGCTGATGCCTGAGATCGATGGCACGAAGGTGCGTCGAAACTACACAATCTCTTCGTCTCCATCGCGGCCGCTTCAGATCGCGATCACGGTCAAGAAGGCGGCGGACGGCTTCGTCTCGCGCTGGCTGCATGATTGCCTTCGCATCGGAGATCAGCTTGCGGCGCGTGGACCCAATGGCCGCTTCCAGCTTGGCGCGGCGGGCGACAATGACAGGCTGCTGTTGCTCTCGGCGGGCAGCGGGGTCACGCCGATGATCTCGATACTTCGCTTTATTGCCGATACGGACATGGGTCGTGATGTTGTTTTCCATCACAGCGCGCGGTCCGTGCGCGACATGCCCTACCTGAGTGAACTTGCACTGCTCAAGCGCCAACTCGGCGAGCGGCTAAAGGTCTCGTGGAACCTGACCGGCGGAGAAACTGCGGACGACGCGATCGCCGCCGCATCTAACCATGTCATTCACGCCGGTCGCCTGGATGCGACGATATTGCGGGATATCTGTCCGGACCTCTCCGAGCGCACGGTATTCTGCTGCGGCCCCGCAGGCTTCCGCGCCACCGCGCGCTCGCTTTGCGAGGCCTGGCAGCCAGCGCCGCCGCGTGCCTTCCTCGAGGAGAGTTTCGGCGCCGATGGAGATGGGCAGGAACTGCCACCGATCGGCAGCTACAGCGTGACGTTTCGCAGATCGGGCAAGCTGGTGGCCGGCGGCGGCACGACGACCATACTCGCTGCCGCGAGGGAGGCGGGCATCGAGCTGCGATCCGACTGCGAGGCCGGCATCTGCGGCACGTGTCGTTGCACGGTGAGTGAGGGCGACTGGCGTATTGCGGCCAACCCCGCCGATCGTGAGTGCTCGGTGCTCTCCGACGAGGAGAAGTCGGCAGGCGTCGTTCTAGCCTGCTCCACCTCGCCGATCGGGGCGGTCACGGTCGATCTCTGA
- a CDS encoding hydantoinase/oxoprolinase family protein, producing the protein MKLPLTEQKRAASGNGRASKLAWRIGVDSGGTFTDICLFEEENGRLEVWKVPSTPADPSVAISSGAFEALERCGATAAEIAYFGHGTTVSTNALIQLRGVPTGLVTTDGFPDLLEIGRQKRPDLYDIRADKPMPLARRDVRFGVPGRLRPDGSVETALDEDALRLAARELAAAGVEAVAISFLYSFVDATHERQAEAILREELPGVFLSVSHRVAPEFREYERMSTTVVNAYLGPVMKGYVRRLDARLREGGLEVRPNLTQSNGGVIGFSTAADMPVRTVLSGPSTGVVAAQALGRMTGIADMITFDMGGTSTDVALLSKGACRVVGDAVVHSYPIKAPMLDIHTVGAGGGSIVHVDSGGLIKVGPRSAGAFPGPACYGHGNSEPTVTDANIYLQTLNPEYLLRGRMKVHRPLAEQAIAPIARQVGLGLEETADGILDIVTASMAKAIRVISVQRGHDPRDYAMVAFGGAGPLHAARLARELEMRRVLVPLTPGILCAMGLLMTDLRTDYALTRIALLDDTDPAALASIFGDLEQQATRWFDDEGIMPERRQIRRVVEARYAGQNYELAVQVPAGEIDADTLNIIGERFAAEHNRLYGFVAEDGLVQLVTHRLEASGIVGKAQLPAYPLVGSDASAAVMGERDVWCAITKGFRRNHVYDRQKLRPGNEIAGPAIIDQMDTTTVVPAGAIARVDAHLNIMIEIEV; encoded by the coding sequence TTGAAACTGCCGCTCACCGAGCAAAAAAGAGCGGCTTCCGGGAATGGGAGAGCATCCAAATTGGCCTGGCGCATCGGGGTTGATTCCGGAGGTACGTTCACTGACATCTGTCTCTTCGAAGAAGAGAACGGACGCCTTGAGGTCTGGAAGGTACCTTCAACGCCGGCCGATCCATCCGTCGCGATCAGCAGCGGCGCTTTCGAAGCCCTGGAGCGCTGCGGGGCGACCGCGGCGGAGATCGCATATTTCGGTCACGGTACAACGGTCTCGACCAATGCGCTGATACAGCTGCGCGGCGTGCCCACGGGACTTGTCACGACGGATGGCTTCCCTGATCTCCTTGAGATCGGCCGGCAGAAGCGCCCGGATCTCTATGACATCCGCGCCGACAAGCCGATGCCGCTCGCCCGCAGGGACGTGCGTTTCGGCGTGCCCGGACGACTGCGCCCGGACGGTTCGGTCGAGACCGCGCTCGACGAGGATGCGCTGCGGCTTGCCGCGCGTGAACTGGCGGCGGCTGGAGTGGAAGCGGTCGCGATTTCCTTCCTCTACAGCTTCGTCGACGCGACACACGAGCGACAGGCAGAGGCGATACTTCGCGAGGAACTCCCGGGTGTGTTCCTGAGTGTCTCGCACCGAGTAGCGCCGGAGTTCCGTGAATACGAGCGCATGTCGACAACGGTTGTGAACGCCTATCTCGGACCGGTGATGAAAGGCTATGTCCGTCGGCTCGATGCGAGGCTCCGGGAAGGTGGGCTGGAGGTAAGGCCTAACCTGACACAGTCCAACGGCGGCGTGATAGGCTTCTCGACAGCGGCCGACATGCCTGTACGCACCGTTCTTTCGGGCCCGAGCACCGGCGTCGTTGCCGCGCAGGCGCTCGGCAGAATGACGGGTATCGCCGACATGATTACCTTCGACATGGGCGGCACGAGTACGGACGTCGCGCTCCTGTCGAAGGGCGCCTGCCGTGTCGTCGGCGACGCAGTGGTCCACAGCTACCCGATCAAGGCGCCCATGCTCGACATACACACGGTCGGTGCCGGCGGCGGCTCAATCGTCCATGTCGACAGCGGCGGCCTGATCAAGGTCGGCCCCCGCAGCGCCGGCGCGTTTCCAGGACCTGCCTGCTACGGTCATGGCAACAGCGAACCAACCGTCACCGACGCCAACATCTATCTTCAGACACTGAACCCCGAATATCTGCTGCGCGGGCGCATGAAGGTCCATCGCCCCCTGGCCGAACAGGCGATCGCCCCGATCGCGCGGCAGGTCGGTCTTGGACTGGAAGAGACCGCGGACGGCATTCTCGATATCGTCACCGCCAGCATGGCCAAGGCGATCCGCGTCATCAGCGTGCAGCGTGGCCATGATCCGCGCGACTACGCGATGGTGGCTTTCGGCGGCGCCGGACCTCTCCACGCGGCCCGGCTGGCCCGGGAACTGGAGATGCGACGCGTGCTTGTGCCGCTGACGCCGGGCATCCTGTGTGCCATGGGCCTGCTGATGACCGATCTGCGCACGGACTATGCGCTGACCCGTATCGCACTTCTGGACGACACCGATCCCGCCGCGCTTGCATCAATCTTCGGAGACCTGGAGCAACAGGCGACCCGCTGGTTCGACGACGAAGGTATAATGCCGGAACGCCGGCAAATACGCCGTGTCGTCGAGGCGCGTTATGCCGGCCAGAACTACGAGCTTGCCGTCCAAGTGCCGGCAGGCGAGATCGATGCCGACACGCTGAACATCATCGGCGAGCGCTTCGCCGCCGAACACAACCGACTCTACGGCTTCGTCGCCGAGGATGGACTGGTGCAACTCGTCACGCACCGGCTGGAGGCTTCAGGCATCGTGGGCAAGGCGCAGCTGCCCGCTTACCCGCTTGTCGGCAGCGATGCTTCGGCTGCGGTGATGGGAGAGCGCGACGTGTGGTGCGCGATCACCAAGGGCTTTCGCCGGAACCATGTCTACGACCGCCAGAAGCTGCGTCCCGGCAACGAGATCGCCGGCCCCGCCATCATCGATCAGATGGATACGACCACCGTCGTCCCGGCAGGCGCGATAGCGCGAGTGGATGCGCATCTCAACATCATGATCGAAATCGAGGTCTGA
- a CDS encoding aspartate aminotransferase family protein, producing the protein MNRPVGREFDNALLVEADRNSFLHPFTQITDHRANGALVMASAKGCRITDATGREFIDAAAGLWCVNVGYGREEISEAIAAQSRLLPYFHTFNGVGNEPGIRLAEKLLSLAPAGMKRVFYGSSGSDANDTAVKLLWHYNICRGKPNKRKIISRNYAYHGVSVASGSLSGIPMVHEHFGLPLDFVRHVSRPDLYRDAPERQCHTEEAYSAWLADELDRMIVAEGPDTVAGFVAEPVMGTGGVLPPPRGYFEALQQVLDRHDVHLISDEVITGYGRTGTWFASEPSGMRPDIVLTAKGVTSGYLPLSAVFVGEKVWSAIEDASRDGRVFAHGFTYSGHPTCAAAALANIDIIEREGLVDRVADIAPIFRDVITAAVGDLPLVGDIRTAGFMMGVELVADRTSKARLPAGAKPAGRVALAARRHGVLVRGLPNSDIIALSPPFIVTEEELGIIASGLKRAIEEVTQELRSEGAM; encoded by the coding sequence ATGAACCGTCCCGTCGGCCGAGAGTTCGACAACGCGCTGCTGGTTGAGGCCGATCGCAATTCCTTCCTGCACCCGTTCACTCAGATCACCGACCATAGGGCGAACGGCGCCCTGGTCATGGCCTCGGCAAAAGGGTGCCGGATCACTGATGCGACGGGGCGCGAGTTCATCGATGCGGCAGCCGGACTCTGGTGCGTCAATGTCGGTTACGGGCGTGAAGAAATCAGCGAGGCGATCGCGGCGCAGTCACGGCTTCTGCCGTATTTTCACACGTTCAATGGGGTGGGGAACGAGCCCGGCATAAGGTTGGCGGAGAAGCTGCTTTCTTTGGCCCCGGCGGGCATGAAGCGCGTCTTCTACGGCTCGTCCGGATCGGATGCGAACGACACCGCCGTCAAGCTGCTGTGGCATTACAATATCTGCCGCGGCAAGCCCAACAAGCGCAAGATCATCTCCCGCAACTACGCCTATCACGGTGTCTCCGTCGCATCGGGAAGCCTGAGCGGGATTCCGATGGTGCACGAGCATTTCGGCCTGCCACTCGACTTCGTGCGTCACGTCTCCCGGCCTGACCTTTATCGCGACGCGCCAGAGCGGCAATGCCATACCGAAGAGGCCTACTCCGCGTGGCTTGCCGATGAGCTCGACCGAATGATCGTGGCCGAGGGGCCGGATACGGTTGCCGGCTTTGTCGCCGAACCGGTGATGGGTACCGGCGGCGTCCTGCCGCCTCCGCGTGGATATTTCGAGGCTCTTCAGCAGGTTCTCGACCGTCACGACGTTCATTTGATCTCGGACGAGGTCATTACCGGCTATGGGCGCACCGGCACCTGGTTTGCGTCGGAGCCGAGCGGCATGCGCCCCGATATCGTCCTCACCGCGAAAGGTGTCACCAGCGGTTACCTGCCGCTTTCCGCGGTCTTCGTCGGCGAGAAGGTCTGGTCCGCCATCGAGGATGCGTCGCGAGACGGCCGTGTCTTCGCACATGGCTTCACCTACTCCGGTCATCCCACCTGCGCGGCTGCGGCGCTTGCCAATATCGACATCATCGAGCGAGAGGGCTTGGTGGACCGCGTGGCGGACATCGCGCCGATCTTTCGTGACGTGATCACGGCCGCTGTCGGCGATCTACCGCTCGTCGGTGACATCCGCACCGCCGGATTTATGATGGGAGTGGAACTGGTGGCGGATCGCACCAGCAAGGCGCGGCTTCCCGCCGGCGCCAAGCCCGCCGGGCGCGTGGCGCTGGCGGCGCGCCGCCATGGCGTGCTGGTTCGGGGCTTGCCGAACTCCGACATCATTGCGCTTTCTCCTCCGTTCATTGTCACCGAGGAGGAATTGGGCATCATTGCTTCCGGCCTGAAACGCGCTATCGAGGAGGTCACGCAGGAACTCAGGTCTGAAGGAGCGATGTGA
- a CDS encoding 3-hydroxyacyl-CoA dehydrogenase NAD-binding domain-containing protein — MTQSIVYRGRGIRTVAVIGCGLIGAMWAAYFLHRGLNVRAWDPAQDGEQRLKALVNEGLKDLRMLGGELGKQGELTWCNSWAEAIVEADYVQENAPEKIALKQELLARIDAGLPADVVIGSSTSSFPASALQAQCASPQRVIVAHPFNPPHLVPLVELVGGERGAPAAIDAAYSFFEGIGKTPVRVAREAVGHLANRLNAALWREAVNIVAEGIASVEDVDRAVRHGPGLRWAIDGPHMLFHLGGGEGGLRAYIEHLGPAQEARWASLGTPRLDEETKRKLIEGMDREVAGRSMEELKTRRDRLLIGLLRLMAEDEASEGRQ; from the coding sequence ATGACGCAATCGATCGTCTATCGCGGCAGGGGTATTCGCACTGTCGCAGTGATCGGATGCGGCCTGATCGGTGCGATGTGGGCTGCCTACTTCCTGCATCGCGGGCTGAACGTTCGCGCGTGGGATCCTGCCCAGGACGGCGAACAGCGGCTTAAGGCACTGGTCAACGAGGGGCTGAAGGACCTTCGCATGCTGGGTGGCGAGCTTGGCAAGCAGGGTGAGCTGACGTGGTGCAATTCCTGGGCCGAGGCGATTGTCGAGGCGGACTACGTGCAGGAGAACGCGCCCGAGAAGATTGCGCTCAAGCAGGAACTGCTCGCCAGGATCGATGCCGGATTGCCGGCTGATGTGGTGATCGGGTCCAGCACCTCGTCGTTTCCGGCAAGTGCGCTACAGGCGCAATGCGCCAGCCCCCAGCGCGTCATCGTTGCGCATCCGTTCAATCCGCCGCATCTGGTGCCGCTGGTCGAACTTGTCGGCGGGGAGCGAGGCGCGCCGGCTGCGATCGACGCTGCCTATTCATTCTTCGAGGGCATCGGCAAGACGCCGGTGCGGGTGGCGCGCGAGGCTGTCGGGCACCTTGCCAACCGGCTCAATGCCGCGCTCTGGCGCGAGGCGGTGAACATCGTCGCGGAGGGCATCGCCTCCGTCGAGGACGTCGATCGAGCGGTGCGGCACGGTCCCGGCCTGCGATGGGCGATCGATGGCCCACACATGCTTTTTCACCTCGGTGGCGGCGAGGGTGGTTTGCGCGCCTATATCGAACACCTCGGTCCCGCGCAGGAAGCCCGTTGGGCCTCGCTCGGCACTCCGCGGCTCGATGAGGAGACGAAGCGCAAGCTGATCGAAGGCATGGACCGTGAAGTGGCCGGCCGCTCCATGGAAGAGCTCAAGACGAGGCGCGATCGCCTGCTGATCGGACTGCTGCGTCTCATGGCGGAGGACGAAGCGAGCGAGGGACGGCAATGA
- a CDS encoding 3-keto-5-aminohexanoate cleavage protein yields the protein MSTLPLVMVAPTGARRTKADHPELPMTVSEIVDAAEACWKAGAGAIHAHVRDAGGGHLLDAGAYRELIEVLAERVPQMAVQISTEAVGIYSADEQMRLVRTLNPPAISAAIRELIPVGADEGAAREFYAMCGDEGIDVQHILYDVADIERLSDLIARDVVTPGRPPVIYVLGRYSVNQESSPDDLAPFLEAAGRLLDAPDWMICAFGRRESDCLEAAMRAGGKVRVGFENSLWNADGSIAASNAARVAEVAERARLLGLR from the coding sequence ATGAGCACGCTGCCGCTCGTCATGGTCGCGCCCACCGGCGCGCGGCGCACCAAGGCTGATCACCCTGAACTGCCGATGACGGTCAGCGAGATCGTCGATGCTGCCGAGGCCTGCTGGAAGGCGGGTGCTGGAGCGATCCATGCGCATGTGCGCGATGCCGGCGGCGGTCATCTGCTCGATGCAGGCGCTTATCGCGAACTGATCGAGGTTCTCGCGGAGCGCGTGCCGCAGATGGCCGTACAAATCTCGACAGAAGCCGTTGGCATCTACAGCGCGGACGAGCAGATGCGGCTGGTGCGGACTCTTAACCCTCCCGCCATTTCAGCGGCCATTCGAGAACTGATCCCGGTCGGCGCGGATGAGGGCGCAGCCCGTGAATTCTATGCCATGTGCGGCGATGAAGGCATCGACGTGCAGCATATCCTCTACGATGTGGCCGATATCGAACGTCTTTCGGATCTGATCGCGCGGGACGTGGTGACACCAGGCCGGCCCCCGGTGATTTATGTGCTCGGTCGCTACTCCGTGAATCAGGAAAGCAGTCCTGACGACCTCGCTCCATTCCTGGAGGCGGCAGGCCGGCTGCTGGATGCGCCGGATTGGATGATCTGCGCGTTCGGTCGCCGAGAGAGCGATTGTCTGGAGGCTGCGATGCGTGCCGGAGGCAAGGTGCGCGTCGGGTTCGAAAACAGCCTCTGGAATGCCGACGGGTCGATTGCCGCCTCGAACGCAGCGCGCGTGGCAGAGGTTGCAGAGCGCGCCAGGCTGCTCGGTCTGAGATGA
- a CDS encoding siderophore-interacting protein: protein MSSSAYRIFDAHLVERHLLTPNMARLVFGGPDLSAMTTLAPDQRIKLFFPHEDGAPPAIPNRPDWYQLYKSAPPSERAPMRTYTIRAVDAAAQRLTVDFVVHGDNGPASRWAMAASLGDSLQISAPNGGYDGAIGGFDWEPPDGLTDLLIIGDETALPAIAGILEQIATWSVKPRAQVSVEVPLAADAQRMPSWDGLDLRWMAREPAGHAYGSLMIEAALGAEVPASAGAASPGNLAAVNVDKDILWDRAEQTSGGFYGWVAGETAAVSRIRTHFVSERAIDRRRLTMMGYWRHGKPHA from the coding sequence ATGAGCAGCAGTGCATATCGGATATTCGACGCCCATCTGGTCGAGCGCCATCTCCTGACGCCCAACATGGCACGTCTTGTGTTCGGTGGTCCCGATCTGTCCGCGATGACAACGCTCGCGCCAGACCAGCGCATCAAGTTGTTCTTTCCGCACGAGGATGGCGCGCCGCCGGCGATACCCAACCGGCCGGACTGGTATCAGCTCTACAAGTCCGCGCCGCCGAGCGAGCGTGCGCCGATGCGGACCTATACAATCCGTGCGGTTGATGCCGCGGCACAGCGGCTGACCGTCGACTTCGTCGTCCACGGCGATAATGGCCCGGCCTCTCGCTGGGCTATGGCTGCTTCGTTGGGGGACAGTCTGCAGATATCGGCGCCGAACGGTGGCTATGACGGGGCGATTGGCGGCTTCGATTGGGAACCGCCAGACGGGCTAACTGACCTTCTTATCATAGGCGACGAAACAGCGTTGCCGGCAATCGCCGGCATTCTCGAGCAGATCGCGACATGGTCGGTAAAGCCCCGGGCGCAGGTTTCGGTCGAGGTGCCGCTGGCGGCCGACGCGCAGCGCATGCCGAGTTGGGACGGCCTCGACCTGCGTTGGATGGCGCGGGAGCCCGCTGGCCATGCCTATGGCTCGCTGATGATCGAGGCCGCGCTTGGTGCAGAGGTCCCAGCCAGCGCGGGCGCCGCCTCACCCGGCAATCTGGCGGCCGTGAACGTCGACAAGGACATTCTTTGGGACAGGGCGGAGCAGACAAGCGGTGGATTCTACGGCTGGGTCGCGGGCGAGACCGCCGCGGTCAGTCGGATCCGCACTCACTTCGTGTCGGAGCGCGCGATAGATCGCCGCCGCCTGACGATGATGGGCTACTGGCGCCACGGCAAGCCACATGCGTGA
- a CDS encoding aspartate aminotransferase family protein has product MTCQNFTREALQTIDSAHHLHPFTDHKQLRATGARMVVRADGPFVYDVDGNEILDGMAGLWCVNVGYGREELARAAYEQMKELPFYNSFFRCTTPTPVLLSGKLAELAPANVNQVFYGSSGSEANDTALRLVRHYWTLEGKPSKRIVISRKSAYHGSSVAGASLSGMEHMHGQLYGAVPGIVHVMPPYAFELALPGESDHDFGLRAARAVETAILEAGAENVAAFIGEPVLGAGGVKIPPASYWPEIQRICAKYDVLLMIDEVITGYGRTGEWFACQTFEIKPDTITTAKALTSGYQPLSALLVGDRIAETLINKGGEFYHGYTYSGHPVACAVALKNLEIIEREGLIDRVRDDTGPYLAAALAERIGGHPLVGETRSIGLMAAIEIVKDKTDRSRFKPDGAGDKVRDWSIANGLMVRAVGDTIIMSPPLVWTREHVDMACERLANALDRAEAELRRAA; this is encoded by the coding sequence ATGACCTGTCAGAACTTTACGCGCGAAGCGCTGCAGACGATCGATTCGGCGCACCACCTGCATCCGTTCACCGACCACAAGCAATTGCGTGCCACGGGTGCACGGATGGTTGTGCGGGCCGACGGACCCTTCGTCTACGACGTCGACGGCAACGAGATCCTCGACGGCATGGCCGGCTTGTGGTGCGTCAATGTCGGCTACGGCCGCGAAGAACTGGCGCGCGCCGCCTATGAGCAAATGAAGGAGTTGCCGTTCTACAATTCCTTCTTCCGCTGCACGACGCCGACGCCGGTACTGTTGTCCGGCAAGCTGGCCGAACTCGCCCCTGCGAACGTCAATCAGGTATTCTACGGCTCCTCGGGATCGGAAGCCAACGACACTGCGCTGCGCCTTGTGCGACACTACTGGACCCTGGAGGGCAAGCCCTCGAAGCGGATCGTCATCTCGCGCAAATCAGCCTATCACGGTTCGTCGGTCGCCGGGGCGTCCCTCAGCGGCATGGAGCACATGCATGGCCAGCTCTATGGTGCCGTGCCTGGCATCGTGCATGTGATGCCGCCCTATGCGTTCGAGCTGGCGCTGCCAGGCGAAAGCGACCACGATTTCGGGTTGCGTGCTGCGCGAGCTGTGGAGACGGCGATCCTTGAAGCGGGGGCGGAAAACGTCGCTGCCTTCATCGGCGAGCCGGTCCTCGGCGCCGGGGGCGTCAAGATCCCACCGGCCAGCTATTGGCCCGAGATTCAGCGGATCTGCGCGAAATACGACGTGCTGCTGATGATCGATGAAGTCATCACCGGCTATGGCCGCACCGGCGAGTGGTTTGCGTGCCAGACCTTCGAGATAAAGCCTGACACGATCACGACCGCCAAGGCGCTCACCTCCGGCTACCAGCCGCTGTCGGCCTTGCTTGTCGGCGACCGCATTGCGGAGACTTTGATCAACAAGGGCGGCGAGTTCTATCACGGCTATACCTATTCGGGGCATCCCGTGGCCTGCGCCGTCGCTCTCAAGAACCTGGAGATCATCGAGCGTGAAGGCCTGATCGACCGCGTCCGCGACGACACGGGTCCCTATCTCGCCGCCGCGCTTGCAGAGCGTATCGGCGGACATCCGCTGGTCGGTGAAACGCGCTCGATCGGATTGATGGCGGCGATCGAAATCGTCAAGGACAAGACCGACCGAAGCCGTTTCAAGCCGGACGGCGCGGGAGATAAGGTACGCGACTGGTCGATAGCCAACGGGCTCATGGTTCGCGCTGTAGGCGACACGATCATCATGTCGCCGCCGCTGGTCTGGACCCGCGAGCATGTCGACATGGCATGCGAGCGCCTGGCGAATGCGCTGGATCGCGCGGAGGCAGAGTTGCGACGGGCGGCCTGA
- a CDS encoding serine hydrolase, whose product MSVAVDNPRDPRNPGAPIIPRTEWDLPPHHRWTFQHIREMTATAQIWRGNYGARILPSATTDLAGVGYDFAGQRRTVGQYLDASFTDGFLVLHRGRIVMEDYRNGMKPHGTHLAMSVTKSVVGTLVGILAGEGAIDVAAPATRYLPELEATAYRGATVKHLLDMTSGTVFDESYTTPGSHMQKIDQACGWKVYTRQDWPRTMWQLILTLDEKEREHGELFRYRSIETDVLGFLVERVAGQSLAELVSEKIWQPMGAEEDAYITVDDAGAALADGGLCATLRDFGRFGLLLVEEGACNGRQIVPSSWIEASRTGDRSLFQGIYRSVLPDGAYSNQFWIEDSERRCLWARGIFGQSIYADPEAELVIVKLSTWPDFSSADLSLELLAAMHAIRNELAG is encoded by the coding sequence ATGTCGGTCGCCGTTGACAACCCCCGTGACCCGAGAAATCCGGGGGCGCCCATTATCCCGCGAACCGAATGGGATCTCCCGCCTCATCATCGCTGGACGTTCCAGCACATCCGCGAAATGACTGCGACGGCGCAGATCTGGCGGGGCAACTACGGCGCGCGAATCCTGCCTTCGGCAACGACCGACCTAGCGGGTGTCGGCTACGATTTCGCCGGGCAACGTCGCACCGTCGGGCAATATCTCGACGCCTCCTTCACCGACGGCTTCCTTGTCCTGCATCGCGGGCGGATAGTCATGGAAGACTACCGCAACGGGATGAAGCCGCACGGCACCCACCTTGCCATGTCGGTCACCAAATCTGTGGTAGGGACGCTGGTCGGCATCCTGGCCGGCGAGGGAGCGATCGATGTCGCCGCGCCTGCGACGCGCTACTTGCCGGAACTCGAGGCCACCGCCTATCGCGGCGCAACGGTCAAACATCTCCTCGACATGACCAGCGGAACGGTCTTCGACGAGTCCTATACGACGCCTGGCTCGCATATGCAGAAGATCGACCAGGCCTGTGGCTGGAAGGTCTACACGAGGCAGGACTGGCCGCGAACCATGTGGCAGCTTATCCTCACGCTCGATGAAAAGGAGCGGGAACATGGCGAACTGTTTCGCTATCGCTCCATCGAAACCGACGTGCTCGGCTTCCTCGTCGAGCGGGTCGCTGGACAATCGCTCGCCGAGCTTGTCAGTGAAAAGATCTGGCAGCCGATGGGGGCTGAGGAAGATGCCTACATTACCGTGGACGACGCTGGCGCTGCCCTTGCGGATGGGGGCCTCTGCGCCACGCTGCGGGATTTCGGCCGCTTCGGCCTGCTGCTTGTCGAGGAGGGTGCGTGCAACGGGCGGCAGATCGTTCCGTCGTCCTGGATCGAAGCCAGCCGCACCGGTGACCGGTCTCTCTTCCAGGGCATCTATCGCAGCGTGCTGCCGGACGGTGCCTATTCCAACCAGTTCTGGATCGAAGACAGCGAGCGTCGCTGCCTATGGGCGCGCGGCATCTTCGGTCAGTCGATCTACGCCGACCCGGAGGCGGAACTGGTGATCGTCAAGCTCTCGACATGGCCGGACTTCTCCTCGGCGGACCTGTCGCTCGAACTTCTCGCCGCAATGCACGCCATCCGAAACGAGCTTGCCGGCTGA